Proteins encoded in a region of the Epinephelus lanceolatus isolate andai-2023 chromosome 20, ASM4190304v1, whole genome shotgun sequence genome:
- the lsm5 gene encoding U6 snRNA-associated Sm-like protein LSm5, translating to MNMAATPATNPSQLLPLELVDKCIGSRIHIVMKTDKEIVGTLLGFDDFVNMVLEDVTEFEITPEGRRITKLDQILLNGNNITMLIPGGEGPEV from the exons ATGAACATGGCGGCTACTCCGGCAACAAATCCGTCACAGTTGCTCCCACTGG AGCTTGTGGACAAATGTATTGGCTCCCGAATTCACATCGTCATGAAAACCGACAAAGAAATCGTCGGCACCCTGCTGGGTTTTGACGACTTTGTCA ATATGGTCCTGGAAGATGTCACAGAATT TGAAATCACACCAGAGGGACGAAGGATAACCAAACTGGACCAGATCCTCCTCAATGGCAATAACATCACCATG CTCATCCCTGGAGGAGAAGGCCCTGAAGTATGA